A genome region from Gigantopelta aegis isolate Gae_Host chromosome 3, Gae_host_genome, whole genome shotgun sequence includes the following:
- the LOC121369404 gene encoding rho-related GTP-binding protein RhoA-A-like produces MAENRKKLVIVGDGACGKTCLLIVFSKDQFPEVYVPTVFENYVADIEVDNRQVELALWDTAGQEDYDRLRPLSYPDTHVILMCFSIDSPDSLENIPEKWTPEVKHFCPNIPVILVGNKKDIRNDENVKAQLARSQMKPVSYEEGRQMAERIGAAAYMECSAKTKEGVREVFETATRAALKSKKKPKWKKKCAIL; encoded by the exons ATGGCGGAGAACCGGAAAAAGCTGGTGATTGTGGGTGACGGGGCTTGTGGGAAGACGTGCCTGCTGATCGTCTTCAGCAAGGACCAGTTCCCCGAGGTGTACGTGCCCACCGTCTTCGAGAACTACGTGGCCGACATCGAGGTCGACAACCGCcag GTAGAACTTGCATTGTGGGACACCGCGGGCCAGGAGGACTATGACCGACTGCGCCCCCTGTCGTATCCGGATACGCACGTGATCCTCATGTGTTTCTCCATCGACAGCCCCGACAGTCTGGAGAACATCCCCGAGAAGTGGACGCCGGAAGTGAAGCACTTCTGTCCCAACATTCCCGTCATCCTCGTGGGCAACAAGAAGGACATCCGAAACGACGAGAACGTCAAGGCCCAGTTGGCACGCAGCCAGATGAAGCCGGTCTCGTACGAAGAGGGCCGACAGATGGCGGAGCGGATCGGAGCAGCCGCCTACATGGAGTGTTCCGCCAAAACCAAGGAGGGGGTCAGAGAGGTGTTCGAAACAGCCACGCGGGCCGCGCTAAAGTCGAAGAAGAAACCCAAGTGGAAAAAGAAGTGTGCCATTTTGTGA
- the LOC121369402 gene encoding E3 ubiquitin-protein ligase TRIM56-like codes for MATGSNVSSDICSICTERFHCPKLLPCFHTFCLECLRQFVSSSSKDGQFLCPLCRHQVTLPEEGVTGFQTNFYIESRENKYAQCGGERCGVCEQRATNSCRQCEILLCDTCTGGHRILPATRSHVLITLADSSTGKTVVSVQTYCEKHKDEKLRFYCMACNKTICRDCKLTHHEGHKTKDITDVVEKARTSLAKTKVKLEAFKARTRKSIDQIDDNNTETSKRVNHLKEEINKLADSLVDMINDASRKETDRLTDIDKKHGKKCFDVRYSLTQRVCFLQSQIDHTDAMLNQGLECDVLKADSEMKQRLAEIEKEQLLDSDFEFKPLNISAIPSVTSGVLQVVQSAVRNTVPHAFPVLRETTLLKGLKLKYGAGPVHSLSFTRSQNVLSVQGHDCHLCLFEKSKSRPTWTFRVYLDEVMNEGVESVIEKHNRHHPDNKIPARDYTDLKKPFPYKDTNNNGDTCWVIKEHNWVGIETDSGDVRILTFNPFAEPGQEFKPVDVCWGNKQEIYIVDSRTCAIIVYSLQKGFEKLSKTFGVTAVAMDREGKLWVGNSNGRIVICSVD; via the coding sequence ATGGCGACAGGCTCGAACGTCAGCTCCGATATATGCAGTATTTGTACTGAAAGGTTTCACTGTCCAAAACTTCTGCCGTGTTTCCACACGTTCTGTCTGGAATGTCTACGCCAATTTGTGTCGTCATCATCCAAGGACGGTCAGTTCCTGTGTCCTCTGTGTCGGCATCAAGTGACCTTACCCGAGGAGGGAGTGACGGGCTTTCAGACCAACTTCTATATTGAGTCCAGGGAGAATAAATATGCCCAGTGTGGGGGTGAGCGGTGTGGGGTGTGTGAGCAGCGAGCGACTAACTCGTGTCGTCAGTGTGAAATACTGCTGTGCGATACGTGTACAGGAGGTCACCGAATTCTTCCAGCCACGAGATCTCACGTGTTGATAACCCTGGCTGATTCCAGTACTGGGAAAACAGTTGTGTCTGTGCAGACCTATTGTGAGAAACACAAAGATGAGAAGTTGAGATTTTATTGCATGgcgtgtaataaaacaatttgtagagACTGTAAGCTAACACACCATGAAGGTCATAAGACAAAAGATATCACAGATGTTGTTGAAAAAGCCCGAACTAGCTTAgcgaaaacaaaagtaaaactaGAAGCGTTTAAAGCAAGAACCCGAAAATCAATTGACCAGATAGATGATAACAATACTGAAACGTCTAAGCGTGTAAACCATTTGAAAGAAGAAATAAACAAGCTTGCTGATTCACTGGTTGACATGATAAATGATGCGTCGCgtaaagagacagacagactgacagacatagACAAAAAACACGGAAAGAAATGTTTCGATGTTCGGTATAGTTTAACACAAAGAGTATGTTTTCTACAGAGTCAAATAGATCACACGGATGCCATGTTGAATCAGGGACTTGAATGTGATGTGTTGAAAGCTGACAGCGAGATGAAGCAAAGACTCGCAGAAATAGAGAAAGAACAACTGCTTGACTCAGATTTTGAGTTTAAACCTTTGAACATTTCTGCCATTCCATCAGTAACTTCAGGTGTGCTGCAGGTTGTCCAGAGTGCTGTCAGGAACACCGTGCCACATGCGTTCCCGGTTTTACGCGAGACTACTTTACTTAAGggattgaaattaaaatatggtGCGGGACCTGTGCATTCTCTCAGTTTCACGAGAAGTCAAAATGTTCTAAGTGTGCAAGGACATGACTGCCACCTTTGTCTCTTTGAGAAATCAAAATCACGGCCAACATGGACATTTAGAGTATATCTGGACGAGGTGATGAATGAAGGAGTTGAAAGTGTGATAGAGAAGCACAACAGACACCACCCAGACAACAAAATACCCGCACGGGATTACACAGACTTGAAGAAACCATTTCCGTACAAGGACACAAATAACAATGGAGACACCTGCTGGGTTATCAAGGAGCATAACTGGGTTGGTATTGAAACCGACAGCGGAGATGTTCGAATATTGACCTTCAACCCATTTGCTGAACCTGGACAAGAGTTCAAACCTGTAGATGTGTGCTGGGGTAACAAACAGGAAATCTATATTGTGGACAGCCGGACATGTGCGATTATTGTATACAGTCTTCAAAAAGGATTTGAAAAACTATCAAAAACCTTCGGTGTCACGGCTGTGGCTATGGACAGAGAAGGAAAACTGTGGGTTGGTAATTCAAATGGACGGATTGTTATTTGCAGTGTAGACTAA